The sequence below is a genomic window from Selenomonas ruminantium subsp. lactilytica TAM6421.
AAAACGTATTTTCCCCGGCAATGCTCTTTCACGTAATAGAGCGCATCATCACTGCGTTGCAGAAGCGTGTCTAATGACACTTTATCATCATACGTCTCAGCCACCCCAATACTCATGGACAGCTTTCCTAAGCTCTTATCCAAATCAAAATGCTTTCTCATTACGGCACAGAGTTCGTCCAATATCCTGCACATTTCTGCCCGCTCCAGTACAGCAAATATGGCCACTACGAACTCATCACCACCAAGCCGGGCAATGAAATCCTTAGGAAACGCATTTCGCAGCACTTCACTGACCATCATCAATGCTGCATCGCCAAACTGATGGCCATAACTATCGTTGAGCTGCTTAAAATAATCCAGATCGATATAGCAAAGTGTCAGCGGTCCTTGACGGTGTTCATCCAGATATTGATAGAAATAACGCCGGTTCGCCAACTGCGTCAGCTCATCCGTACGCGAAATCTTCAAGATCCGCTCCTGATTGGCACATGTCTCCGTCACATCTGTCGCCGCACCAATATTCCCAATCATCATACCATCTTCATCAAAAACAGGCGTCTTATAGGTATTCAACTGTCTTAACCCCAACCGCGAATGCAGCACCTGTTCCTTAAATAATGTGGTCTTCTGATCTTTGGCAATCGCTTCATCTGTTTCCAAACAAACGTACTCGCCTTCAGCATACTTCTCGGGTGGTATCCCCCAGATTTCACAATGCTTTTTACCTATCACTTCAGACCTGGGCTTACCCACCATCTCACAAAAGGCCTTATTAACCTTCAGATGATGCCCCTCCATATCTTTGAACCAGACAAAGCCTGGCATCATATCAATAACAGTCTGCAGGCAATTCTGCGTGTTCCAAAAACACCTTTGCCGATACAAATCGTCCAACAGCTGCTGACAATAAAACCCCAATAGCTCATCTGGCAGCGGCACAGGCCAAATATGCCGCACCCGTGCCAGTTTTTCCTGCGGCCAAACCGTGTTTGCTGGGGCACATACAACCAGATTGGTTTTCTCCCCAAATAAATGATTTATATCATCTGTTTTCCACGATATATGCTCCCCCAGCACAATCGCTGAGCACTTTGAATCTGCCAATGCGGCAGCATCATCAAGTGATGATGCCGCTGCAAGCCGCAGCCGTCCATCCTTGGGCAGCGGCAAGCTTTTCAGCATATCCACAGTATGCTCTGTCATACCTACCATAATGACAAACAGGTGACAAAGATACATAATCATCCACCCCTCAAAACTTCTAATTTCATCATACAACAGGAGTGTTTTACCGTCAATAATAACTTAACAAGTTGAAGACATCTATGAAAAGGAAAAAGGGAATATCCCGGAAACTCAAAAAAATGTTTGACAAGGATAGATAATTCTGCTAATATATTTTTTGTCAGCAACAAACAAGTTGCTATCTGCCGGCGTGGCGGAATTGGCAGACGCAGCAGACTCAAAATCTGCCGTTGGCAACAACGTATCGGTTCAAGTCCGATCGCCGGCACCACTTGAAATTAAAGGCTCCATGAGGTTTTCATGGGGCTTTTTTGTTATTCACTTTTGAGGTGTTTGCCTACCACTTGCCTACCACCAGAAATCAACCAGTGATGTCAACTTTATTTATTCACTCTACTATCGAGGATGGCTGTAAATAATTATAAGATAATTGCACCAATCCTTTGCCCTTGCAAAAATAATCATTTCCGCCTATAATGGACATATCATTTTTTTAGGAGTGACTTTTTAACATGGCAAGAAAAGCAAATTATGACGAGAAAATCAGTGCGCTAGAGGCAAAAATCGAAAAGAAGCAGCGCGAAATCAAAGCCCTCAAAGCACAGGTTTCTGACCTGAAAGCCAAGAAGGCCGAAAATGATTATAAAGAGCTGACGGAATACATGCTGGCCAACAACCTGACCGCTGAAGAAGTCCTGGCCTGCATCAAGGACTGACACATATACAAAACGCTAAACGGGGCGGCTGACCTATCAATAGACGATAGGTCAGCCGCCCTTGTGTTTGTATAAAACAGTATTATTACCAAGCAGGCTATTCCTGCATAAGGTCTTTTACCTGCCCACGCATTCAGCCAGCAGGGCCTGCACCTTGTAGACATCCGCGTCCTTGCTGAAGGTGTAAACCAATGGGTCAGCGCCCAGCCCTGCCACCCAGATTTTCAATTCTGCGTCCAAGTCAAAATGCCCAGCCGACTCCACGGCAAAGTGACGGATGCTCTTATATGGAATGGAATGATAATCCACCTTTTTGCCTGTAGCTCCCTGAACATCCACCAGAAGCAGCCGATAATCCGTGAAAATCATCAGATCCCGCACCCACTGGTACGCCTGAATGATTTCTTCATGCTCCCCCAGCAATTTACCGTAATCCTTCTTTACCTCGTCGATATCAGTCTTCGCCGCATTGCCCATCAGACCGCTGATAATGCTCATATTCCGACCTTCCTTTCCACTGTCAAAATCCAACAATAGAAAAATTCGCCTTTCCCCCAGCTGAATCCTGCCGGCAATGCCGCCTGATTCCCGTTATGCAAACAAGGCAGCAACATCCTCTGCCTTAATCCCCGACAAAGTCTTATCCCCTTTCGCAATGCAGGCCAACACCGAAAGCCCCGTCATTTCCTCACACATGTGCCGGTTGTCTTCCTCCATCACATCACCTGCATGGTAGTTATTGAAGAGTATCCCCTTGAGCGGCATTCCCTTCTGCCGCATGTATTCATAAGTGAGCACCACGCCATTTATGGTGCCAAGACCTGCATCAGCTACCATGACACTGGGCAAGTTGAACTTGCGCACGACATCTTCCAGCTGGATGTGTTCTTCGTCATAGCCCAGCGGACAAAGAATTCCGCCGCTGCCTTCCACCACCACATAATCATGGGCTGCGCAAACCTCTCGGAATGTCTTTTCCACGACTTCCATACGCACAGGATTTCCCTCTAGCCGCGAAGCCAGATGCGGCGATACTGCGTGTTCGTAGACATAGGGGCACATGCTTTCCAGACTCTGGTCTATCCCGGAAAATTCCTTGACAAACAGGGCATCTCCCGGAATGAGCGCGCCATCTGCCCGCCTGTCGTTACCGCTCATCGCCGCCTTATAATAGGCAACATCCAGACCAGCATCATGCAGTGTTTTCACCAGCAGCCCAGCCACATAGGTCTTGCCGATTTCCGTTCCCGTTCCCGTTACAAAAAGATTCCGGCTCATGCTCATTTCTCTGTCCTCCTGAACCATTCCTTCATCACGGCAAAGATTTTGACCAATTCCTCATCATTCAGGATATAGGGAACCATCGAATAGAGATATTTGAGGAATGGCCGTGCAAACACACCATGCTCATAGGCAAATTGCTGATAACCCTCCAGCGTTTTTTCATCATAAACTTCGATGCAGGCACAGCCGCCCATTATGCGGATCTCACGGATGCGCGGATCACTAAAGCCAGCCAATTCCCGCCGCGTCACGTCTTCGATATGCGCCACCCGCGCCGGGATATCCAACTGATCGAACAGCTCAATCGACGCCTTGGCTGCCGCACAGGCCAGGGCATTGCCCATAAAGGTCGGTCCATGCATCAGTGCCTTTTCCGGCGCATCATCGTAAAAGGCCTCAAATACCTTTTTATTCGCCACCGTTACGGCATGGCCGATATGGCCGCCGGTGAGTCCTTTGCCCAATACCAGAATATCCGGCAGAACCACATCCGCCACAAAACGATACCCCGTCCGGCCAAAGCCCGTGGCCACCTCATCGAAAATCAGCAGCACGCCATACTGGTCGCAAAGTTCCCGTGCTCGTTTGAGGAAGGAGATATCATACATCCGCATTCCCCCGGCCCCCTGCAACAGCGGTTCCACGATAAAGCAGTTCAATTCATCCTTATAGCGGGCAAAGGCTTCTTCCAGCGCTGGAATCTCCGTGGGAATATGCACGACATAGGGATTCTCGCCATAAACCTGCAATACGAAGTGATAGTCCTCATCGTCCCCCACAGCCATGGTCTTGAAGGTATCACCATGGTAGGCATGCTCCAACGCCAGCACCTTCGTACGCCCAGCCTCGCCACGGTTCACATAATACTGCAAGGCCATCTTCAGCGCTACTTCCACAGCCACGCTGCCTGAATCCGAGAAAAAGCAATAATTCAAATCTCCCGGCAGCCAATCCGCCAGCTTCTCCGAAAGTTCCTCCACCGGCTTATGCGTCAGACCGCCGAGCATGACATGGGAGAATTTTGACGCCTGCTGGCAAATCGCCTCTGTAATATGCGGCTGATGATAGCCATAAATCACGCTCCACCATGAAGATATGGAATCCAGCAGCTTCGCATTCTTCGTGTAGAGATACGGCCCTTTGGCGTCAACAACCTCATAGGGTGCCTTCATCGTCTTCATCTGTTCATAGGGATACCAAATCATTGACAGCCCCCCTTTGCCTGGCTAATATTCTGCATAATCATTACTTCCTTTCTAAAACTTCACGTTTATCAAGATACTCCTTTAAACCGCCATTGTCAACCTGGGATAAGATAAAAGTTAACAAAAGAATTGTGAAGATTGCGTTTTATACCAATCTATGATAAAGTATGCAAT
It includes:
- a CDS encoding sensor domain-containing diguanylate cyclase — protein: MYLCHLFVIMVGMTEHTVDMLKSLPLPKDGRLRLAAASSLDDAAALADSKCSAIVLGEHISWKTDDINHLFGEKTNLVVCAPANTVWPQEKLARVRHIWPVPLPDELLGFYCQQLLDDLYRQRCFWNTQNCLQTVIDMMPGFVWFKDMEGHHLKVNKAFCEMVGKPRSEVIGKKHCEIWGIPPEKYAEGEYVCLETDEAIAKDQKTTLFKEQVLHSRLGLRQLNTYKTPVFDEDGMMIGNIGAATDVTETCANQERILKISRTDELTQLANRRYFYQYLDEHRQGPLTLCYIDLDYFKQLNDSYGHQFGDAALMMVSEVLRNAFPKDFIARLGGDEFVVAIFAVLERAEMCRILDELCAVMRKHFDLDKSLGKLSMSIGVAETYDDKVSLDTLLQRSDDALYYVKEHCRGKYVFYEDIKDKLKPRMVTE
- a CDS encoding PH domain-containing protein, with the protein product MSIISGLMGNAAKTDIDEVKKDYGKLLGEHEEIIQAYQWVRDLMIFTDYRLLLVDVQGATGKKVDYHSIPYKSIRHFAVESAGHFDLDAELKIWVAGLGADPLVYTFSKDADVYKVQALLAECVGR
- the bioD gene encoding dethiobiotin synthase, with protein sequence MSRNLFVTGTGTEIGKTYVAGLLVKTLHDAGLDVAYYKAAMSGNDRRADGALIPGDALFVKEFSGIDQSLESMCPYVYEHAVSPHLASRLEGNPVRMEVVEKTFREVCAAHDYVVVEGSGGILCPLGYDEEHIQLEDVVRKFNLPSVMVADAGLGTINGVVLTYEYMRQKGMPLKGILFNNYHAGDVMEEDNRHMCEEMTGLSVLACIAKGDKTLSGIKAEDVAALFA
- the bioA gene encoding adenosylmethionine--8-amino-7-oxononanoate transaminase, which translates into the protein MIWYPYEQMKTMKAPYEVVDAKGPYLYTKNAKLLDSISSWWSVIYGYHQPHITEAICQQASKFSHVMLGGLTHKPVEELSEKLADWLPGDLNYCFFSDSGSVAVEVALKMALQYYVNRGEAGRTKVLALEHAYHGDTFKTMAVGDDEDYHFVLQVYGENPYVVHIPTEIPALEEAFARYKDELNCFIVEPLLQGAGGMRMYDISFLKRARELCDQYGVLLIFDEVATGFGRTGYRFVADVVLPDILVLGKGLTGGHIGHAVTVANKKVFEAFYDDAPEKALMHGPTFMGNALACAAAKASIELFDQLDIPARVAHIEDVTRRELAGFSDPRIREIRIMGGCACIEVYDEKTLEGYQQFAYEHGVFARPFLKYLYSMVPYILNDEELVKIFAVMKEWFRRTEK